The genomic DNA GACGGTCATGTAGCTACCAATCGCTCCATGGAGCACTTTGGAGTCGTCCCAAGTCGTTGGCATCTCCTTCCAAAACTCCAGTTCCGGAAAGGACTTGCCCGCGTATTGGTTCGCCTGGTCGTACCAATGCAGGTATTGCAGCGGGCTGTAGAAAACGACCCCCAACGCCAACTGGAACGAACGACTGACCACTCGACCATTCAGGTAGCAAGGCGTGTAATCGCCGGCGCCTGCGATCATCCTGGCGAACGATGTGGTCAGGACATTTTGCGGCGGGTTCCCTTTCTCGGCGTGTTCCTCGTTTCCAAGAATCCCTTCGACCGTCAGCAGATGCGGGTAGGTTCTTTCGATCCCGGTAAGGCGGAAGTTGTCATGGATGTCGACGACCAGCTGGTTTTCGCCCGCTTTCTGAATCGCAGAATAAAGGAACTCCATATCGGCTTGGCTTTGCCAATCGACGAAGCCCATCTTGACGCCCCGGATGCCCCATTCCTTGTAGGTTTGGAACGTCTTGTCGAGGTCATACCCCGACATCGCGATCTTGTTGATATAACAAATCAGACCAATCCCATGTTCCTCGCCATAACGAATCACCTCTGCCATATCGATCCCATCGATCACGGTCAGCGGATTCGATTTGGGATCCCGTTCCGGACCATACCAACCGGCGTCGTAGTGCACGTATTGGTAGTTGTTGGCGGCGGCGTAGTCGATGATCGCTTTGGCTCCCGCAGTCGTCAGGCTACTGCGCCAAACCTTTCCCGGTCGGATCCACGATGTGTCCCCCAGCACACTAGGGGGCGATAGATTTTGCAGCAGGTAATGGTTCTCCACCAAGGTCCCTGGAGTATCGGCAACCATGACGACCCGCCAAGGCGTTGACATAGGGCTCGTGCCGGAGACGGTTCCGCGGCGGAATCGGGTGACCAACCGATTCTCGCCCGAGCGATTCAGCATCATCGGCGCGTAATGCTCCAGGCTTCCCGCTTCCGCGATCGCGACAAATTGAGCACCACATTCGACCAGCAACGGCCGGATGCCACGGTCCCCCATTTCCGACAGACGCACTTTCGAATACTTCGCTTGCGGATAATCATCCCAATAGACGTTGTGGTCATCGGTGAATTGGAACTCGCTGTTTTCCGATTTGATCGTGAAGTCGGCCAAGCCCGCCTGCTCAGGAAGGGTGTAACGAAACGCAACGCCTTCGTCGTACGCACGGAAAGTAAGATCCAGCCGTCGCTTCATGCCAGACGCCTCGCGTAGCTCAACGACTTGTTCGTCGTAAGCATCGGGATAGGATGCTTTGGAACCAACGACAGGAACCCAGTTGCCGCGATGGGAAGCCGACCGTTTCCCTGCGACCATAAATTGCTTTGCCCGCGGATCCCCATCGATGTCCAGCGACAGACGCGAGTCGGCGAGAATCACGGTGTCCTGATACGAGACGCTGTAGTGGGGCACTCCATCGATCAAGTTAAAACGAATCGAGTGGTTTTTCGAAGGCGATTGAACCAACACCTCAGCCGCTGAAACGGTCTTTGTCGCCAAGCTCCATGACAGCAAGCAGAGCATCAGTAAGAGCAATTGTTCTAATTTTGAAGTCATTCGTTGATTCCGCAGTTCCAATGGCATGAATGAATAGGTTTTATAAAGTTCTGTTGGGCGTTCGCATGGAGTGATCGATGCCGTGCCTTTGGAGGGACAGGCCCCCGCCGGTAAGTTCTTTATTTGTGCGATGCCGGCACAGCATCCCCAGCTTTTGTGCGATAGATAGAAACGCAATTCATAGTAGACCGGATGCATCGGCAAGACAACGACGAGCCTCGCGTCCGCGAAGCAACACGCGCCCGCACCGTTCCGCCGGCGCAATGACTGCCAGACGCAAACCTCCATCGCCCAGCCAAGACACGTGCATCCTGGACTCTTCGCCGGCGCATCGGCTTACGAAAGATGGGGGCGCCGAGCGTCAAAAGGCTTCTGCCGATCAGGCGATGATCTCGTTCAACACATTGCCGTGAACATCGGTCAGTCGGAAGTCGCGGCCCCCCGATCGGAAGGTCAGTTTTTCATGGTCGATGCCTAACTGATGCAGCACCGTCGCCCAGATGTCATAGATCGTGCAGGGCTTTTCCACCGCGTGGTAGCCCAATTCATCGGTCGCACCGTACGTCGTGCCGCCACGGATTCCGCCGCCAGCCAACCACAAACTGAATCCGAAGGGATTGTGATCGCGACCGTTGGAACCTTGTGAGAATGGCGTTCGACCAAACTCACCCGTGAAGACGATCAACGTCTCATCCAACAGCCCACGCGCCTCGAGATCTTTAATCAATGCCGCGATCGGGCGGTCGACTTGTCCAGCCATCGCGCGATGCCCTTTCTCCAAATCGCCGTGTTGATCCCAAGGGTTCGCTGCGCCGCCGGCTCCGATCCCGCGCGTGAGACAAGAGAGTTCGACAAAACGGACGCCCTGTTCCACCAATTTCCTAGCCAGCAACGCCTGTCGGCCATAGGCGGATTTCGCGGGATCGGGATCATCGATTCCGTACAGGTTCATCGTCGCATCGGTTTCGTCGGAGATGTCACAGATCTCCGGCACCGCCGACTGCATCCGAAACGCCGTTTCAAAATTTTCGATCGCTGCGTCGACCTGGCGATTCCTCGCCATATCGGCGAACTGCGAATCGATCTGGCGGACGAAGTCGAGCCGCTGTCGCTGCAGCGTTAGCGATTGCGAGGGGCGGATGTTCGGAACCGCGTCCGGTTTGTCGGCTTGCAGAATCGAAGCTTGATGTTGCGCCGGAAGGTAACCGCTGCTGAACAGTCCCACGCCGCCATGAGGAGGCACCGCACCGCCGCTTTGCAAGACGACATAGCTGGGAAGGTTCTCGTTCGCCGCCCCTAACCCATAACTGATCCAGGCGCCGGCGCTGGGATGCCCCAAAAAGGGAAAGCCGGTGTGGATCGCGAAGTTCCCTTGGGCGTGTTCGTTCACATTGGTCGTGGCCGAACGGACGACCGCGAGATGATCGGCACAGCTGCCGATCTCGGGAAAGATCTCGCTGATCTCCAGACCGCTTTCACCGTGAGGCTTGAACGTGAAAGGGCTTCCAAAGATCTTGCCGTTGTTGTTGAACTGGGTTCGTTCGACCTTGACCGGCATCGATTTGCCATGGTCTTTGACCAGTTGCGGTTTCGGATCGAACGAATCGACGTGCGAAACGCCCCCGGACATGTAGCACAAGATCACGCTCTTGGCTTTCGGGTTGACTAACGGCACCTTGGACGCGGCCGTTGCTTGCTGCTGCAAACTCGATAGAGCAAGCATCCCAAATCCGCTGCTGCATGCTTGCAACCAGCGTCTCCGCGAAGCGACGTCGTGGTGCGAAGAGTTAGCGAACATAGAGGAACTCCTTCATATTGAGCAGCGAATGGGCAAAGTCGATCCAGTGTTGCTGCAGTCCCGGGGCCGGAGCAGTCTCGTCGCGTTGACGCTGCAACGTTGCCAGTTGCGTTTCCAACACCGACAGTTGTTCGCGCTGGGCGGGTTCCAACGCGGCGATGATCTGTTCGCGAGTGATCACGTTGACCGCTCGAGATCCCAACGCCTGCACCTCCGTTTCCGATAGCGCCACGTCGTACAGCCGCGCGTCGTAGATTCGCCCCTTCAGCATCCTTCCGCCGGTGGTTCGCACGCCGTGTCGCATTCCAAGAATGACCTGCGTTCGCCCGGCGGGGAACGATTGCACGCCCGTTTTGTAAGGCGTTCCGTAAATCTGTCCGTTGCGATAACAAGCGACCGTGCCATCCTTGCCGTAGGTGATCACGAGATGGATCGGCTGCTGGTCCGCCAGGTCCTCTTCAACCGCTTGCAAGTTCTGGGTTCGCCGCCCATGGTCGCTGCCACTCATCCAGCGTCGCGGCTCGCGTTCGGCAAACACAATCGCATCGAAGAGCACGCCATCGGTCGTCTGAAGCGAGATCGCCGCACCGCCGTGTTGCTCCAAATCATCCAACTGCACGACCACCTCAAGCGACTTCGCACCAATCGATTCAGGCAACGCAGCGGACGCCGCCCAACCGCCGCCATCGACGATCAATGCGCCGTCCTGGATGCGTGCGGTGCCGTGAAGGGTCAGCTGTTCTTTCACCTTCGCGTCGGATTCGAGCCGACCGAACTCCCACTGCCGCAACGGCGTGGGGAGCGAGTCGTCGACCGCGGTTGCCGTTTGCGTCGGACTTTTAAGCGCTGCCAACAAGCGGTCGCGGGCGGGAAGCGTGATCTGGTCGATTTGTTCTCGCTGCTGGGCGATCTCTCGATCCCATTGAGCGATCTGCTGGCGGATCGCTTCATTTGCCGCTTGGCTCTGTTGCAGGAAACCGGTTGCTGCCTTCAGTTCCGAATCGCTCGGAGATCGTCCGAAACAGCGACGCCAGATGGCACCGACCCGCTGCGCAGGATCGTGCAACGATTCGTCGGTCAAAATGTCTTGCGACAACCGTTGAGCGGCGCTGAGCACAAAGGGATTGTTCAGCATCATCAACGCTTGGGCCGGAACGTTGGTGACGTCGCGGCGGCCTTTGCAGCTGAATGGAACCGGTGCGTCGAAGCTGCTCAAGAACGGATCCAAGGAGTTGCGAATCACGTTGACATAGACCGACCGGCGATCGCTGTCACCTCGAACCGCTCCCTCGGGCGGCGTCGTTTGCAAACGTCCTGAAACCAATAACAGCGAATCGCGAATCGCTTCGGCTTCCAATCGCGACGTCGTTCGATACGAGAGCCATAAGTTATCGGGATCGACATCGAGTACCTTGGCGGAGGGCGTCGATTGCTGTCGCCACGTTTCGCTGGTCACAATCTGTCGAATCAGTTGTTTGATCGACCAGGCGTTGTCGCGGAAGTTGTTGGCCAGGTAGTCCAACAATTCCGGATGGGTCGGCGGAACGCCAAGCCGGCCAAAATTGTCGGTCGTCGCGACGATTCCGCGTCCAAACAAGTGATGCCAAATTCGGTTCACGATCACCCGCGCAGTCAACGGATTGTCGTCGCGGACCAAGTCCTCCGCCAGTTGCTCGCGACCACTCAGGTCGGTCGGGTAGGGCTCGGCGTCAAACGCTTCCAAGAAACGCCGCGGGATCGGTTGGTCGGGCTGTTTATGATCGCCGCGAATGTACAGCGGATGATCGCTCCCCTTCCATTCGGCCAGCGTCGGCACGCGGCGTGGCACCGGGATCTCCGCTTCCAAACGGCGGTATTCATCGATCAAAGGCTTCGCCGACGGCAGTTGATCCAACCCGTTGGGCAATAGATTTTGTTGAACACATGCGTCCAGCAACAACGCCTGCGGATCGGTCATCGTTCCCGCTTGCCACGCCTGAATCGCATCTCCAATCGCCGTCGCATAATTTGCGGCCAATGCGTCCAACGACGCCGGAGGCTTTTCCAACGCCGACGCGAACAACGGTGTCAAGTGTTCGCGCCACTCGGCCGGCGGTTGCTGACCGGGATCGGTGACCACGGCGCGTCGAATCCCAAACCAGGAACGATCGTTGTCCTTGACCAACAATGGAGCGTCCCGCGCGGTGGCGAGTTCGATATGCAGGTCGTCGCCGCTCCAGTAGCTCAAGTCGTACTGCTGCCAATGCCAACGCGAGGCCTTCTCGCCCGATAGGTTGGTGACGGGATAGACGGTCCCGTTGCGAGGATAGTTCTGCACCACAAACCGTGCCGACGACGCTCCATCCCCTGCGATCTGGACCCACAAGCGTTGATCGTCGGCGACGCGGAAGTCCTCCGAAGTCAACACCGCCGCGTGCTTGTTGCTGATCAAATTGGCAACCACTCCCGCCGGATAAATTCCGCGCAATGCGGCCCCCGATTCGGAGATAGCGAACTCGCCCGCCGACGTGCGACGCGGTTGCCGCTGCGATTCCCGACCGGACTCGGCCACCAACCCGTTGCCGTAAGCAAACCATTCCACTTCGGCGTCCGGTTCTCCGAGTTGCCAATCGTATGGATGAGAAGGTTCGTCAAAAGCAGCGCGTTGACTTTGCAGCGTTTCAAATTCTTCGATCTGCCGTTGCCAGGCGGTGGCAAAACTTTCACCGGCATCAACCGCCCGCTGCGTTGCGGCCCAGGGACGCAGAACCGCATGAAGATCCTGCGCGTCCGATTCGCTCGCCGGCGACGAGGTCAAACGCTCCGCCAGTCCATCGACGACCGGTTGCCAATCGGCGACGATCGCATCGCGGATCTTCGGTTTCAGTTTCGCTAAGGTCTCGCGGTGCCGATTCAGCCGACCGGGCAGATCGATCGCCGCCCGCCCTGGACGCGTCGATCCGACGATTCCCGCAAAGGCGTAGTAGTCGGCTTGGCTGATCGCGTCGAACTTATGGTTGTGGCACCGGGCACAGGAAACGGTCAGTCCTAAAAACGCTTTACTGACGACATCGATCGCATCGTCGGTGAATCGGACCCGTTCGTCCAAGGCGTCGGTCGGGGCAAAGCCATGAAAGACCATTCGCCAATGCGCCGTGCCGATCAAGGATTCGTTGATCCCCAAACTTTCATCGATCCGTGGTTCGGACAACCGATCTCCGGCGATGTGCTCGCGGACCAATTGATCGTAGGGAACGTCTCGGTTGAGGGCTCGGATCAGGTAGTCGCGGTAGCGCGTCGCCCCCGCAATCCTCGGATCCCCTTCGCTGCCATGCGACTGGGCATACCGGAACCAATCCATCCAATGCCGGGCCCAACGCTCGCCAAAATGAGGCGACTGCAACAACTCGTCGACAAGGGTTTCATAAGCGTCGTCGCCCGCATCGCCGACAAACGCATCAATTTGCTGAGGCGTTGGAGGGAGCCCGGTCAAGGCGAAATAGAGCCGGCGAACCAAGGTCACGCGATCGGCTGGGTCGGCGGGCTGCAATCCCGCAGCTTGCATCTTTTCGTACGTGAAGCGATCGATCGGAGCGTCCGACCAACCATTGTCGCTCTGGGGAGGCGTGACTTCGGCGATCGGCTGAAAGCTCCACCACTTGGCTCGCTTGTCTCGAACCGCTTCCCACGACGTCGACTTTGCCAATTCTTCGGCCGATGGCGGAGCGTCGCGAGGATCGGCGGCTCCTTTTGCGATCCATGTCTCGAAATCGGCAAGGATCGCATCGCTGAGCTTCTCGCCCCCTTCGGGCATCTCCAGCCCTTCGACCTCATGCCGCATCACCTTCAACAGAAAACTATCGCTGGCTGCCTCGGCGAGCGAAGGGCCCGACTGGCCTCCCGTTCGCAGCGGTTTTCGCCAATCCAACGCCAGCTCCGCTTCGGCCGTCGATTCGCTGTTGTGGCATTCATAACAGTGCTCCACCAAAACCGGGCGAATCTTCGCTTCAAAGAATTCGACGTCCGCAGGCGCCAGTCCGTCGTTGGCCGAAGCGGACGTACCCGTCGCCAGGATCAGCAGACTCAGGGCGATCGATCGAAGGCGGTTCATGCAGCTTGCCTGTGGGTGCGGTTGCAGGTTGGGAAGGACGCCGCGGATCGGGGAGACGACGCCACGACGGCACGATGCGTCACCTAGCAGGGGATGCAAGGGAGGGTTAGGCGGGCGTCCCCGTTCGTTCCGCTCAGGGGGTGATCGCCGATTCTAGCCGATTGGCGGTAAGATCGCGAATGCATTTTTAACGCGGGACGCGTCCGCCGTCGCAATGGCCAGATCGCCCGTCGGCATGTTACGATTCGTGAAACGGCCCCCGACTTCTGGATGATTGCATGACCGAAAAACTCGAACCCGCAGACCGGCGCACCAAGCTGGCGGTCCGTTTTTCCGTCGTCATCGCGGCGCTGCTGTTGATCGCGGCAAGCGTGACGGCATCCCGGGATCCGTTTCCCGTCGATGCGGTGCTGACGACGGCCGGCTGGGCGGATGAATCGACCTGCAGCGAATGCCATGTCGAAGCGGATACCTATCCCGAAACAGGGCACGCTCAAACGTTGCGGCCGGCGTCGGACGCCAAGTCGATCGAAACGTTGACCGGTTTGATGAAGCAGTCGTTGCCCAATGACGAAGCGTTTGAAATCGAGGTCGATGCCAATTCCGAAGTCCACGCGGTCACCGAGCGTGACGGGATCACGCGGCGGATTCGCATCGATTGGTGTTTTGGTTCGGGCACTCACGCCCATACGTGGACTTCGACGATGGACGATCTGTTGGGGAACACCGACGAGGTCGAATTTCGTTGGACGTGGTTTCATCACACCGATCGATTCGCCCGCACTCCCGGGCAACCCGAACACGTGGGCGATACGCATTACGGAGCGTTTGGGCTTTTCTTCGATGGGGCAAAATCGGTCAGCTGTTTTTCCTGCCACAGCAGCCATCTGCCAGCCGAGGATTCTTCGATCGATTTCCACGGGATGGTTACCAGCATTAATTGCCAACGCTGCCATGGACCGCAACAAGCCCATGTCGCCGCCGGAGGGGAAGGAACCATCGACGATTGGATGGCAACCGATCGCATCGACTCGGTTCACCGATGCGGTCAGTGTCACCGCAACGCGGATGAATACGAGCCCGATGAGATCCGAACCGACAATATCGAAATTGTTCGCTTTCAACCGGTCGGCCTGCTGCAATCTCCCTGCTTCATCGAATCGGAAATGCGGTGCACGACCTGTCACGATCCCCACAAATCACTCTCGGCTCAGGATTCCAAGGGCATTTGGCAGTGCGTCCAGTGCCACGATCCGAAACAGCCCCAGCATACGACCTGCGGGGCGGGGAACCGCGACGATTGTTTGCGGTGCCACATGCCAGCGGTCCCAATGAATCCGAACATTCGTTTTACCGACCACTGGATCCGCGTGCGGGATGATATCGAGGAGTCCAAGTGAATAAAGAACCTTCGCGACATCGCCGCCATCCGTCGAAGGGATCCAAGCCTCTGGCCGGCTCCTCCGCCACCGCGACGTCTCCGGATCGCAACCATCTTCTTGCGCGGATGCCGCCATGGTTCGGTGCGTTGGCAACTTGGTGGGTTGCCAGTGTGATCATCTTATTGGCAGCAAACGTGACGCGGCTCGGCGAGCCGGTCGCCTTGATTCCTCCCCCGGACAACAGCCTCTTGGCGGGCGGGGAGGCTTGGAATCCGTGGCTCTCGCGATTCCCTTCGCTCATGCCTCTGTTTGTTTGGCCAACCTGGTTGGCGATCGCCGCAATCGCCGTTCTGATCGCTGCGGTGGCCCAAAGAACGCGGCGATGCACGGCGGCGGTATGCGCGATCGCGATGGTCGTTGGCCTTTGTCAAATCGATCCGCATGGCGGCTTCTTGGCCGCTTGCCTCACCTACGCTGCGGTACGATTGCGCGACCGCGTGCTGGCCGAGGATGAACCGTCGCGCGACAAAAGCCTTCGGACATTTGCGATCGTCGGATTGATCAGCGGTGCCGCATTGGCAACGACACTGGAAATGGCGATCCCATTGGCGATCGTGGCCCTAACCATCGTGTCGATCTGCCGTCAGACGCTTGCCGATCGCCAGCAGGTCGGATTGGTCTTCGGGCTCACCGCCGGCTGGCTCTTGTTGTTGATCGGACTGGTTGCCCTGCAGCCGGGATTGCTGGCGACAATGATACGACCGGTGACAGCGATCGCGAATCGACCTCTCGATTCTCTGATGCCGTCGATGCAGGTCATCTGGCAAACGCCTGACTTCGGATGGCCCCATGTCGTCGTCTTACTATTCATCATCGACGGTTGGCGTCGTTGGTTCATGGCGAGCGCGCCGCGTTTGAGCGACGGCCTGCTGCTGGCCCTCTTCACCGCGCTGGCGATTGGTTCGGGGCGATACTTTTGGCTCGCATCGATCGCGTTCGCCTGTACTGCGTCGTCCGATCGATTTGTTTTGCCGCAAACCGCTTCAGTCAAGCAGATCCGCCGTTGGAATGGGGCCGCTATCGGCATGGCGTTGGCATTCCTGGTGGTCCACGTCGGCCTGCAACGCGACGAGATACTGGGGGGGCTGAATTCGGCACGAAACGTCGAC from Rosistilla carotiformis includes the following:
- a CDS encoding DUF1553 domain-containing protein, giving the protein MNRLRSIALSLLILATGTSASANDGLAPADVEFFEAKIRPVLVEHCYECHNSESTAEAELALDWRKPLRTGGQSGPSLAEAASDSFLLKVMRHEVEGLEMPEGGEKLSDAILADFETWIAKGAADPRDAPPSAEELAKSTSWEAVRDKRAKWWSFQPIAEVTPPQSDNGWSDAPIDRFTYEKMQAAGLQPADPADRVTLVRRLYFALTGLPPTPQQIDAFVGDAGDDAYETLVDELLQSPHFGERWARHWMDWFRYAQSHGSEGDPRIAGATRYRDYLIRALNRDVPYDQLVREHIAGDRLSEPRIDESLGINESLIGTAHWRMVFHGFAPTDALDERVRFTDDAIDVVSKAFLGLTVSCARCHNHKFDAISQADYYAFAGIVGSTRPGRAAIDLPGRLNRHRETLAKLKPKIRDAIVADWQPVVDGLAERLTSSPASESDAQDLHAVLRPWAATQRAVDAGESFATAWQRQIEEFETLQSQRAAFDEPSHPYDWQLGEPDAEVEWFAYGNGLVAESGRESQRQPRRTSAGEFAISESGAALRGIYPAGVVANLISNKHAAVLTSEDFRVADDQRLWVQIAGDGASSARFVVQNYPRNGTVYPVTNLSGEKASRWHWQQYDLSYWSGDDLHIELATARDAPLLVKDNDRSWFGIRRAVVTDPGQQPPAEWREHLTPLFASALEKPPASLDALAANYATAIGDAIQAWQAGTMTDPQALLLDACVQQNLLPNGLDQLPSAKPLIDEYRRLEAEIPVPRRVPTLAEWKGSDHPLYIRGDHKQPDQPIPRRFLEAFDAEPYPTDLSGREQLAEDLVRDDNPLTARVIVNRIWHHLFGRGIVATTDNFGRLGVPPTHPELLDYLANNFRDNAWSIKQLIRQIVTSETWRQQSTPSAKVLDVDPDNLWLSYRTTSRLEAEAIRDSLLLVSGRLQTTPPEGAVRGDSDRRSVYVNVIRNSLDPFLSSFDAPVPFSCKGRRDVTNVPAQALMMLNNPFVLSAAQRLSQDILTDESLHDPAQRVGAIWRRCFGRSPSDSELKAATGFLQQSQAANEAIRQQIAQWDREIAQQREQIDQITLPARDRLLAALKSPTQTATAVDDSLPTPLRQWEFGRLESDAKVKEQLTLHGTARIQDGALIVDGGGWAASAALPESIGAKSLEVVVQLDDLEQHGGAAISLQTTDGVLFDAIVFAEREPRRWMSGSDHGRRTQNLQAVEEDLADQQPIHLVITYGKDGTVACYRNGQIYGTPYKTGVQSFPAGRTQVILGMRHGVRTTGGRMLKGRIYDARLYDVALSETEVQALGSRAVNVITREQIIAALEPAQREQLSVLETQLATLQRQRDETAPAPGLQQHWIDFAHSLLNMKEFLYVR
- a CDS encoding DUF1501 domain-containing protein → MFANSSHHDVASRRRWLQACSSGFGMLALSSLQQQATAASKVPLVNPKAKSVILCYMSGGVSHVDSFDPKPQLVKDHGKSMPVKVERTQFNNNGKIFGSPFTFKPHGESGLEISEIFPEIGSCADHLAVVRSATTNVNEHAQGNFAIHTGFPFLGHPSAGAWISYGLGAANENLPSYVVLQSGGAVPPHGGVGLFSSGYLPAQHQASILQADKPDAVPNIRPSQSLTLQRQRLDFVRQIDSQFADMARNRQVDAAIENFETAFRMQSAVPEICDISDETDATMNLYGIDDPDPAKSAYGRQALLARKLVEQGVRFVELSCLTRGIGAGGAANPWDQHGDLEKGHRAMAGQVDRPIAALIKDLEARGLLDETLIVFTGEFGRTPFSQGSNGRDHNPFGFSLWLAGGGIRGGTTYGATDELGYHAVEKPCTIYDIWATVLHQLGIDHEKLTFRSGGRDFRLTDVHGNVLNEIIA
- a CDS encoding glycoside hydrolase family 97 protein, giving the protein MTSKLEQLLLLMLCLLSWSLATKTVSAAEVLVQSPSKNHSIRFNLIDGVPHYSVSYQDTVILADSRLSLDIDGDPRAKQFMVAGKRSASHRGNWVPVVGSKASYPDAYDEQVVELREASGMKRRLDLTFRAYDEGVAFRYTLPEQAGLADFTIKSENSEFQFTDDHNVYWDDYPQAKYSKVRLSEMGDRGIRPLLVECGAQFVAIAEAGSLEHYAPMMLNRSGENRLVTRFRRGTVSGTSPMSTPWRVVMVADTPGTLVENHYLLQNLSPPSVLGDTSWIRPGKVWRSSLTTAGAKAIIDYAAANNYQYVHYDAGWYGPERDPKSNPLTVIDGIDMAEVIRYGEEHGIGLICYINKIAMSGYDLDKTFQTYKEWGIRGVKMGFVDWQSQADMEFLYSAIQKAGENQLVVDIHDNFRLTGIERTYPHLLTVEGILGNEEHAEKGNPPQNVLTTSFARMIAGAGDYTPCYLNGRVVSRSFQLALGVVFYSPLQYLHWYDQANQYAGKSFPELEFWKEMPTTWDDSKVLHGAIGSYMTVARKSGDRWFVGTIVNEARSLDIPLDFLGPGTYTAKIYAEDPKDKKLVRIESREVTSSDTLTATMSAGSGQAIWISANPID